In one window of Leifsonia sp. NPDC080035 DNA:
- a CDS encoding (deoxy)nucleoside triphosphate pyrophosphohydrolase, with protein sequence MSRIHVVAAVIEHDGRLLACRRAPHKDAAGRWEFPGGKVEAGESPEEALAREIGEELGARIHVGELLDRTATGRVDLACYAAALDGPLPTGSTDHDALRWLLPAELAGLDWADADRPVVALLTAG encoded by the coding sequence GTGAGTCGCATCCACGTCGTCGCCGCCGTCATCGAGCACGACGGTCGCCTGCTCGCCTGCCGCAGGGCCCCGCACAAGGACGCGGCGGGACGCTGGGAGTTCCCTGGCGGGAAGGTGGAGGCCGGGGAGAGCCCGGAGGAGGCGCTCGCGCGCGAGATCGGCGAGGAGCTCGGCGCGCGCATCCACGTCGGCGAGCTGCTGGACCGCACCGCGACCGGCCGGGTCGACCTCGCCTGCTACGCCGCCGCGCTGGATGGGCCCCTCCCCACGGGCAGCACCGACCACGACGCCCTGCGCTGGCTGCTGCCGGCCGAGCTCGCCGGGCTGGACTGGGCGGACGCGGACCGGCCGGTCGTCGCGCTCCTGACCGCTGGCTGA